Genomic DNA from Mycobacterium stomatepiae:
CACGGGTGACCTGGTGGGCGTCACCGCCCGCTCGGAATGGGGTCCCGAATACGCCATGCACGAATTCGACTCCGTTGACCGGCTTCTCGCGGCCGACCCGGACGAGTTTCCCGAGGACACCGCTCACTACCTGTGGGCCTGGATCGACCGGTCGGCCGGCTCGCTGCGCTCCCGGACGTTCGTCGCGAACCTCGGTGTGCCCGAAGATGAAGCGACCGGCTCCGCCGCGCTACGGATTACCGACCATCTCAGCCGCGACCTGAGCATCACGCAGGGCCGGGGATCGATGCTAGAGACCGGGCGGAGCCCCGAGGGCTGGGTCCGGGTCGCCGGCCGCGTCGTCAACGACGGTGTGACACAACTGGACTGAGCGAGCGTATTCAGGACTCTCGATGCAGCACCGCACCGAGATGATGCTGCAGGGGCTGCCCTACCGCGCCCATCCGTACCGAATACGACAGCTGGTCGCCTTCGATGCGCAGGGAACGGCCAAGAGCGGAAACCTCTTTGGCGGTCGGAGTCAATCCGACCGACGTGGTGGCGAGTTCGATTTCGATCAGATCGCCAATCACGGAATAGGTGCCGACCTCGATTTCGGTGACGCCACTGGGGTGAGCCAGCACCAGCTCGACATGTCCGGGCTGCGGCACT
This window encodes:
- a CDS encoding PhzF family phenazine biosynthesis protein, which gives rise to MGIDVTVLRVFTDRDGKFGNPLGVVDAAAVAPAARQQLATQLGYSETVFIDLPAAGATTAQATIYTPRTELPFAGHPTVGASWWLRANGTPINTLAVPAGVVQVHYTGDLVGVTARSEWGPEYAMHEFDSVDRLLAADPDEFPEDTAHYLWAWIDRSAGSLRSRTFVANLGVPEDEATGSAALRITDHLSRDLSITQGRGSMLETGRSPEGWVRVAGRVVNDGVTQLD
- a CDS encoding peroxynitrite isomerase, with the translated sequence MPGDLHPDLEALAPLLGTWAGRGSGEYPTIQPFEYLEEIVFSHVGKPFLAYGQKTKGAADGKPMHAETGYLRVPQPGHVELVLAHPSGVTEIEVGTYSVIGDLIEIELATTSVGLTPTAKEVSALGRSLRIEGDQLSYSVRMGAVGQPLQHHLGAVLHRES